TACGCCGCCAGGAAGTGGGGGTCGCGCTCGACGATGGCGCGAAAGTACTGCGGGTTGAGGTCGTAGCCGGTGGCAGCGCGGGCACCGCGACTGCCGTGGTACTGCAAAAAGCGCAGGTAGACCCAATCGGCCAGCAGGTTGTCAAAGCCCCAAGCCGGGACCTGGCGCAGCAAGGCCAGCTGCGTCGCAGCCAGGCGCTGGCCCTGCAAGCCGGCGGCCAGCAGCAGGCGAGCCAGGGCGGTGGAACTGCCAGCCATCGTTCCCCACGGCAGCCGGATTGGGAGCAAACCTTGGGACAACACTGCTCTGTTGTTATAGCGTACTGTTAGTAGCCCCGTTAATGGCGAGTGTGCCTATGGCTCAACTCAGGCTTCCCCGTGCCGTGCGCGATTGGTTGGGCGCAGCGCTGCAATCGTTCCCCAGCCGCGTGCGCATCGATTGCTGGGGGGCAGAATCGCTCTGGTTCGGCGGCACCGAAGCCGGTAGTACGGAGTCCCTCACGCTGTACGTTCACCATCCCGGGGTGGTGCGCGCGCTGCTGCTGGGGCGCGATCCGCTCGTTTTGGCCGAGGCCCACTTGCAGGGGTACTTCGATTTCAGCGGTCCGGCCGATGGCCTGGTTGCGCTCGGTCGCTCCCTGGCAGCTAGCGGCTTGCAGCGCCGCCAGAGCCTCCGAGCCTGGCTGCAGGCCCTGACCCTACCGCGATCGCCGATTGCCCTCCACGCCCGCTGGCCCTGGCAGAAGCTGGGCACCCATACCAAGGCCCGTGATCGGGCGGCCATCCAGCACCACTATGACGTGGGCAACGACTTCTATAGCTTGTGGCTGGATCCGCTCCAGGTCTACTCCTGCGCCCACTTCGACTCGCCCCATACCAGCCTGGCCGAAGCGCAGCAGCGCAAGCTCGACCTCAGCTGCCAAAAACTCAAGCTGCAACCGGGCGAGACGCTATTGGACATTGGTTGCGGTTGGGGCGCCCTGCTGCGCTGGGCGGCCGAGCGCTACGGCGTGCGCGG
This genomic stretch from Cyanobacteria bacterium QS_8_64_29 harbors:
- a CDS encoding cyclopropane-fatty-acyl-phospholipid synthase; translation: MASVPMAQLRLPRAVRDWLGAALQSFPSRVRIDCWGAESLWFGGTEAGSTESLTLYVHHPGVVRALLLGRDPLVLAEAHLQGYFDFSGPADGLVALGRSLAASGLQRRQSLRAWLQALTLPRSPIALHARWPWQKLGTHTKARDRAAIQHHYDVGNDFYSLWLDPLQVYSCAHFDSPHTSLAEAQQRKLDLSCQKLKLQPGETLLDIGCGWGALLRWAAERYGVRGYGITLSQQQVDYNQHRIRTEGWGDRVQVELRDYRDLPQVPTFDKIVSVGMVEHVGFAQYPAYFRSALAVLKPGGLFLNHGITAAEDWNGSSVGERFINRYIFPNGELVKLSRMLLAAENAGWEVVDVDGWRPHYAKTLRHWAANLEAAADCASALIGERRVKLWQLYLLGSAMGFEANQMGIYQTLLRRKGDTNWNLPLARSGWLC